A stretch of Salvelinus namaycush isolate Seneca chromosome 42, SaNama_1.0, whole genome shotgun sequence DNA encodes these proteins:
- the LOC120035054 gene encoding gamma-aminobutyric acid receptor subunit pi, translated as MIPTHPLTFLTLGMVLTQSGCMLPESHHWEDSNGSQLHPTIQKLMKGYNRYMRPNFNEGPVEIGMSLDIASIDAISEINMDYTATIFLRQRWRDSRLVFPGNESVSVDGRLVSLLWIPDTFIPDSKRSFLHDVTVENRLIRIFSNGTVLYALRITATIACNMDLTKYPMDRQVCTLQLESWGYNLQDVIFYWTRGNDSVKGLDTLRLAQYSVESYYTSVSEAVYETGLYPKLVLHFALRRNVLFFILETYAPSTLLVVLSWVSFWISQSSVPARTCIGVTTVLTMTTLMMGARTSLPNANCFIKAIDVYLGICFTFIFGALLEYACAHFCTVQHQTELLQEFDDSNRNGTMPVVSSSQPNQVLELGSTQKDLVDQSGTSVSEAEATEKKPGKGCGLTSFRNASRRAVSVFSVENPHNIDRHARTVFPLTFLAVNVFYWLYYLFI; from the exons ATGATACCTACCCACCCTTTGACCTTCCTGACCCTGGGCATGGTCCTAACTCAGAG TGGATGTATGCTCCCTGAGAGTCACCACTGGGAGGACTCGAATGGCTCCCAGCTGCATCCCACCATCCAGAAACTAATGAAGGGATATAACCGCTACATGAGGCCCAACTTCAATG agggccCTGTTGAGATTGGGATGAGTCTGGATATCGCCAGCATTGATGCCATCTCAGAAATCAATATG GACTACACAGCCACTATCTTCTTGCGTCAGCGTTGGAGGGACTCACGGCTGGTGTTCCCAGGGAATGAGAGTGTGAGTGTGGATGGACGACTAGTCTCCCTCCTCTGGATCCCAGACACCTTCATTCCAGACTCCAAACGCTCCTTCCTGCATGACGTCACTGTGGAGAACCGTCTCATACGGATCTTCAGCAACGGGACCGTTCTCTATGCTCTACG AATAACAGCGACCATCGCCTGCAACATGGACCTGACCAAGTACCCAATGGACAGACAGGTGTGCACCCTGCAGCTGGAGAGCT GGGGCTATAACCTACAGGATGTAATCTTCTACTGGACTAGAGGGAATGACTCAGTGAAGGGTCTGGACACACTGCGCCTTGCCCAGTACAGTGTTGAGAGTTACTACACATCTGTTTCTGAGGCTGTCTATGAGACag ggctGTACCCGAAGCTGGTGCTCCACTTTGCTCTGCGCAGGAACGTGTTGTTCTTCATCTTGGAGACATACGCCCCTTCTACTCTGTTGGTGGTGCTCTCCTGGGTCTCCTTCTGGATCAGCCAATCATCTGTCCCCGCACGCACCTGCATCG GTGTGACCACAGTGCTGACGATGACTACTCTCATGATGGGTGCCCGTACCTCTCTCCCCAACGCCAACTGTTTCATCAAGGCCATAGACGTGTACCTGGGCATCTGTTTCACCTTCATCTTTGGGGCGCTGCTGGAGTACGCCTGCGCCCACTTCTGTACCGTGCAGCACCAAACC GAGCTCCTTCAGGAGTTTGATGATTCCAACAGAAACGGTACCATGCCCGTGGTCAGCTCCAGCCAACCAAATCAGGTCCTGGAGCTAGGCTCCACCCAAAAGGATCTTGTTGACCAATCGGGGACGAGTGTCAGCGAGGCCGAGGCTACAGAGAAGAAGCCGGGGAAGGGGTGTGGCCTGACGTCGTTTAGGAACGCGTCGCGGCGTGCGGTGTCTGTGTTTAGTGTGGAGAACCCTCACAACATCGACCGCCACGCTCGCACCGTGTTCCCCCTCACCTTCCTGGCGGTTAATGTCTTCTACTGGCTCTACTATCTCTTCATCTGA